From the genome of Pelosinus fermentans DSM 17108:
CCTTAATAAATTCCAGGATGCATTCTTTTTCCATCTCATCGGAATAATACACTCCACTGCGGTACTGGGTCCCCTGATCCGGTCCTTGACGGTTAAGAGTTACTGGATCAATAATTCTAAAGAAATGCTCTAGTAATTTCCTTAAAGGCAGCACCTCTTCATGATACGTAACCTCACAAACTTCTGTATGTCCTGTTGTTCCCGAGCACACTTGCTGATACGTAGGATTTTCTATCCGTCCTTGTCCGTATCCTACTTTGGTACCCACCACTCCCTTAAGTTGTTGAAAGTAGGCTTCTACACCCCAGAAGCACCCTCCTGCCAGCCAAATTTTTTTCATAGTCAATCTCCTCTCCAGTTTTTATTCGAAGGACTGCCAGCTCTCTTGACTATTTTTCTCTGCTAAGTACTTCTCCATTTTACGATGAGGTCCGGCAAAAGATAGTTTCTCCCAATCTTTACGATTTACCCACTTTAGTTCCCTATCATTCGGCACGATTCGATCCGGTGCAACGATACAATAATAGAAGGAAATATCCCATTGGCGATGACTAAAAATATGTGTGCATTGGAGCAGCAATCTTTCTAATTCTATTACCTGACCTGTCTTTTCTTGAATGCCCTGGCGAAAGCTATCCATAGCTTCCCCATCTTCCCCAATTTCTACCGTTGGAAATTCCCACATTCCCGCCAGTAAACCTTTATTGGACCGCTGATGCAACAGAAAGAATTCGCCTTGACGAATCACTCCTGCCATAAGACGCACTGCTTTAGGCGGTGCTTTTTTCTTTTTTACAGGAAGCTGTCCTTCCTTGCCTTTTCTTTGTGCGCAGCAGCAGTCAACTAGCGGACATAGGGCACACCGGGGTGTTTTCGGAATGCAAATGGATGATCCTAAATCCATTAAAGCCTGATTAAAGTCACCTGGATGTTCTTCGGACATCTCATCCGCAACCAGCTGTTTTATAGTCTTCTTAGCAGCGGGAGAAGAAATATCTTCCTCTACACAAAATAATCGGCTAAAAACCCGCAGAACATTCCCATCAATAGCTGGCTCCTTTTTATTATAGGCAATGCTTAAAATAGCCCCGGCTGTATAATCACCAACACCGGCAAGACCTATCATTTCTTCTTTCGTTTGCGGTACTTGTCCCCCATAGGATTGGCTGACCTCTCGTACCCCCTGCAGCAGGTTTCTGGCCCGGGAATAATACCCCAGCCCTTGCCAGTGACGAACCACTTCCTCTTCCTCGGCCTCTGCTAAACTTTCTAAATCGGGAAATCTTTCCATCCATCTATCAAAGTAGGGTTTAACAGCCTCTACCCGAGTTTGCTGCAGCATAATCTCTGAAACCCATATCTTATAGGGATCTTTATCCCTGCGCCATGGTAAATCCCGTTTAGAATTTTCATACCATGTCAATAATAACTGTGCGATTTTCATTTCTTCTCCTTATTGTTATGTTACTATTTTAAGCTCTTTTCTTTATTTAAAACATTTTAACTCTCGCTGTAAATATTTTTTCCATAAGAAGAAAAAATTATATAGAACAAGGATATTGAAGGTAAGTATCTAATTATAGTATAGAATCATTTTTAAGAAGGAGGCGCATCGCTTGAAGATTTTATTTTGGGATATTGATGGCACCTTATTGAAAACAGCTAAAGCTGGCTTATATGCTTTTGAAGAAGCAGTTTCCGAATCCCTGCACACAAAAATTGATTTTACCACTATCAAAACAGCTGGCATGACTGACTATTACATCTCCCATCAAATACTCCTTCTCGCCACAGGACGGGAACCTTCTGTCCATGAAATCTGCAATCTAGTCAGCCTTTACGAAAAAGTATTACCAAGCCACTTAGCAGCCCGCAAGGGTCACCTTACTCCCTCAGTAAAAGATATCCTGCTCTATCTACAGCAACAATCAGACTACACTTGCCTAATCCTTACAGGCAACACCGAATTTGGTGCCAAAGCAAAACTGCGCCAATATGGGCTGGATGGCTTCTTTGATTTCTCTTCCAGTGCCTTTTGTGACAATTGCTACAATCGCAGAGAGATATCCAAACAAGCACTCACAAAGCTGCAGCAAAACTACCCGCAAGTGCCATTGGATCAAGTGTATGTTATTGGCGATACACCCAACGATATTGACTGTGGTAAGGCCATTGGTGCGCAAACTATTGCAGTAGCTACAGGCCGATACTCATTAGAAGAACTACAGGATCACTCTCC
Proteins encoded in this window:
- the msrA gene encoding peptide-methionine (S)-S-oxide reductase MsrA: MKKIWLAGGCFWGVEAYFQQLKGVVGTKVGYGQGRIENPTYQQVCSGTTGHTEVCEVTYHEEVLPLRKLLEHFFRIIDPVTLNRQGPDQGTQYRSGVYYSDEMEKECILEFIKEQQLSYSEPIVVEVEPVKNFCLAEAYHQDYLQKTPNGYCHVNLMLAKPEEKKR
- the mutY gene encoding A/G-specific adenine glycosylase; amino-acid sequence: MKIAQLLLTWYENSKRDLPWRRDKDPYKIWVSEIMLQQTRVEAVKPYFDRWMERFPDLESLAEAEEEEVVRHWQGLGYYSRARNLLQGVREVSQSYGGQVPQTKEEMIGLAGVGDYTAGAILSIAYNKKEPAIDGNVLRVFSRLFCVEEDISSPAAKKTIKQLVADEMSEEHPGDFNQALMDLGSSICIPKTPRCALCPLVDCCCAQRKGKEGQLPVKKKKAPPKAVRLMAGVIRQGEFFLLHQRSNKGLLAGMWEFPTVEIGEDGEAMDSFRQGIQEKTGQVIELERLLLQCTHIFSHRQWDISFYYCIVAPDRIVPNDRELKWVNRKDWEKLSFAGPHRKMEKYLAEKNSQESWQSFE
- a CDS encoding HAD family hydrolase, with translation MKILFWDIDGTLLKTAKAGLYAFEEAVSESLHTKIDFTTIKTAGMTDYYISHQILLLATGREPSVHEICNLVSLYEKVLPSHLAARKGHLTPSVKDILLYLQQQSDYTCLILTGNTEFGAKAKLRQYGLDGFFDFSSSAFCDNCYNRREISKQALTKLQQNYPQVPLDQVYVIGDTPNDIDCGKAIGAQTIAVATGRYSLEELQDHSPWWAVSTLPPPVEFAEHLGREGSF